A window of Cryptomeria japonica chromosome 3, Sugi_1.0, whole genome shotgun sequence contains these coding sequences:
- the LOC131048851 gene encoding LRR receptor-like serine/threonine-protein kinase EFR, which yields MVVKLSPGEVAAAGRSSGSESDVASLMEFKNAITQDPLAVLHNWKHRLHFCNWTGIRCNTEKWRVVTLHLKNMSLQGVLPPQLGNLSFLHYLDLSFNRIGGPIPSALGRLSRLNFLYLHANLLEGSFTHSLGNLRNLQVLTSWANRHTGSISTALGNCSMLRVIDLSDNDLEGTIPSQIGSLTKLEVLHLDNNRISGEIPTSVLNCTELRNLSLFNNSLSGVIPSEMGIKISKLEYLILPKIISAGRFPNHWEIARGFLGLNWRGMN from the exons ATGG TGGTTAAACTCAGTCCGGGAGAAGTGGCGGCAGCGGGCCGTTCAAGTGGAAGTGAGAGTGATGTTGCTTCTCTAATGGAATTCAAGAATGCAATCACGCAGGATCCCCTTGCTGTGCTGCATAACTGGAAACACAGACTGCACTTTTGCAATTGGACGGGCATCCGCTGCAACACTGAAAAATGGCGTGTTGTGACACTGCATTTGAAAAACATGAGCCTGCAGGGCGTGCTCCCTCCCCAGCTCGGGAATTTGTCCTTCCTTCACTACCTTGATCTCTCCTTCAACAGAATTGGGGGCCCAATTCCCTCTGCTCTGGGACGCCTGAGCCGCCTCAACTTCCTTTATCTTCACGCCAACCTGCTGGAAGGCTCTTTTACTCATTCTCTTGGTAATTTGCGCAACCTGCAAGTGTTGACATCTTGGGCGAATCGCCACACGGGCAGCATTTCTACGGCATTGGGAAATTGTTCTATGCTTCGGGTTATTGATTTATCTGATAACGATTTGGAAGGCACAATTCCGTCCCAGATCGGATCTCTCACTAAGCTTGAGGTTCTCCATCTCGACAACAACCGAATCAGTGGAGAAATCCCAACTTCTGTGCTAAATTGCACAGAGTTGAGAAATCTGTCTTTGTTCAATAACTCGCTGAGTGGGGTGATTCCGTCGGAGATGGGCATCAAGATTTCCAAGCTGGAGTACCTGATTCTGCCAAAAATAATCTCAGCCGGGCGATTCCCAAATCACTGGGAAATTGCTCGAGGCTTTCTTGGCTTGAATTGGCGTGGAATGAATTGA
- the LOC131048852 gene encoding uncharacterized protein LOC131048852, producing MSESDSLEDVYSTEGSDRERNEWCNDVHKYVTLEEIRPESNETSPCILRVSEIESSLLKECEDAYLPQIVSIGPYHARKEEPDEGDMEIEEYWEMDIKEEAVSRVVVRILLSKGRYSTSGFNEEGKQRFKEEMRNLSKQMVTKFTERADDIKRCYHKATYYSNEYLGEMMVLDACFILEFFRCLFNESVGEIENLERFFPKFGSKFNPVERSKILKDLIKLENQIPLFVLEEVLSMEMRDSLEDAKSRLQVLLKAVFQKFYYRPFDYVASGESLRRNHILDVYYYYCLGDEGPQVENQSAEEAQEERQKAENLWIFLGSFTEDLKEHQFERLKVPSAVQLQNGGVKIQANGKRIQDIFFEGKTLNIPPIQLESDSEIFIRNLIALEMCSPYGSLKRMTAFAQFMNELCQTEKEASVMRENGVIVGNLWQHSEVTRLFSSCKQSHSLPTCYPIEVTREKLLKYYSRKSRIAVIEAWNEFRKTYFPKPWLVIGGIGATIILMLTAVQVFCLFYSCGAH from the coding sequence ATGTCGGAGTCTGATTCGTTGGAGGATGTTTATTCAACAGAGGGGAGTGATCGTGAAAGGAATGAATGGTGTAATGATGTCCATAAGTATGTCACACTTGAGGAGATTCGTCCAGAAAGCAATGAGACGTCGCCATGCATTTTAAGGGTATCAGAAATTGAGAGTTCCTTGCTGAAGGAATGTGAAGATGCTTACCTGCCTCAAATTGTTTCCATCGGCCCTTATCATGCCAGAAAAGAGGAACCAGATGAAGGTGATATGGAGATTGAGGAATACTGGGAAATGGATATTAAAGAAGAAGCGGTAAGTAGAGTGGTTGTAAGAATTCTTCTGAGCAAAGGTAGGTACTCTACGTCCGGCTTCAATGAAGAGGGGAAACAACGCTTCAAAGAAGAGATGAGAAACTTGTCCAAACAAATGGTGACAAAATTTACAGAGAGGGCAGACGATATAAAACGGTGCTACCATAAAGCAACATATTACTCTAATGAGTACCTGGGTGAAATGATGGTTCTGGATGCTTGTTTCATACTTGAGTTCTTCAGATGTTTATTTAATGAATCTGTGGGTGAGATTGAGAATCTGGAAagatttttccccaaatttggatcAAAATTCAATCCTGTTGAGAGGTCGAAAATCTTGAAGGATTTGATAAAATTAGAGAATCAGATCCCACTCTTTGTCTTGGAAGAAGTTCTTTCCATGGAGATGAGAGATTCTCTTGAAGATGCTAAGTCTAGACTTCAGGTATTGCTCAAGGCTGTGTTCCAAAAATTCTATTATCGGCCTTTTGATTATGTTGCCTCTGGCGAATCGCTCAGGCGGAACCATATTTTGGACGTTTATTACTACTATTGTCTTGGAGATGAAGGGCCGCAAGTGGAAAATCAAAGTGCAGAAGAAGCTCAGGAGGAAAGGCAAAAGGCAGAAAACCTATGGATTTTCCTTGGAAGTTTTACAGAAGATTTGAAGGAGCACCAGTTTGAGAGACTCAAGGTCCCATCTGCAGTTCAATTACAGAATGGAGGAGTCAAAATCCAAGCGAATGGTAAAAGGATTCAAGATATTTTCTTTGAGGGAAAAACGCTAAATATCCCTCCCATACAATTGGAATCGGACTCTGAAATATTCATCAGAAATTTAATTGCTCTGGAAATGTGTTCCCCCTACGGCTCCTTGAAAAGAATGACAGCATTTGCTCAATTCATGAACGAGCTGTGCCAAACAGAGAAAGAAGCATCTGTGATGAGAGAGAATGGCGTCATTGTTGGTAACCTTTGGCAACACTCTGAAGTCACCCGACTCTTCAGTTCCTGTAAGCAATCACATTCACTGCCAACCTGTTATCCCATCGAAGTAACAagagaaaaattgttgaaatactACAGTAGAAAAAGTAGGATCGCCGTAATAGAAGCTTGGAATGAATTCCGGAAAACATACTTCCCAAAACCATGGCTGGTGATTGGAGGCATTGGGGCAACCATTATCCTCATGCTTACTGCAGTGCAAGTCTTTTGCTTATTTTATTCGTGTGGAGCACATTGA